From a region of the Corallococcus coralloides DSM 2259 genome:
- a CDS encoding DUF4386 domain-containing protein, translating to MNISRLHSRSLGALFLLPFLAYGIGTALVTSVLKEPEHLAWVAGQRTLFVGGTLLLLLNSLFVVGIGVLFFPILRERSQGIAVAYVCTRVMEALTLIVGVVFLLCILQLGDSAQPERVTLVQLLSKGNFWAYQLAMIILGAGSVAFCLSLYRSRLLPAWLPLVGAVGYGLLALGSVFELFGLPWGILFSGPGGLFELVLGGWLIARGFRTVTPSVAA from the coding sequence ATGAACATCTCCCGCCTTCACTCCCGTTCCCTGGGAGCGCTCTTCCTCCTGCCGTTTCTTGCCTACGGCATCGGCACCGCGCTGGTCACCTCCGTCCTGAAGGAGCCGGAGCACCTGGCCTGGGTGGCCGGTCAGAGGACGCTGTTCGTCGGGGGGACGCTGCTGCTCCTGTTGAACTCCCTCTTCGTCGTCGGAATCGGCGTGCTGTTCTTTCCGATCCTCCGCGAGCGGAGCCAGGGCATCGCCGTTGCGTACGTCTGCACGCGGGTGATGGAGGCGCTGACCCTCATCGTCGGAGTGGTGTTCCTGCTGTGCATCCTCCAACTCGGAGACTCCGCACAGCCGGAGCGGGTGACGCTGGTTCAGCTTCTGTCGAAAGGAAACTTCTGGGCGTACCAGCTTGCGATGATCATCCTGGGGGCCGGCAGCGTGGCGTTCTGCCTGTCGCTGTACCGCTCCCGGCTTCTTCCCGCGTGGCTCCCGCTGGTGGGCGCGGTGGGCTACGGGTTGCTGGCGCTGGGGTCCGTGTTCGAGCTCTTCGGGCTGCCGTGGGGCATCCTCTTCTCCGGGCCAGGGGGGCTGTTCGAGCTGGTCCTTGGCGGCTGGCTCATCGCCAGGGGGTTCCGGACGGTCACGCCTTCCGTCGCGGCGTAG
- a CDS encoding phage tail protein, with amino-acid sequence MDAPGGAAVKVGGDAEKDPRFRKVIEQLEKGARKTKQHPPAAQKAAEAQAAAVSPPTERLAGAKANQVDAMKSAETPKADPNGFLTLLRAEIEKAMPKSLDDADKFMEGNETGQVKDAVSGGVKGTKDQAAGPTEQATAAPPDPSGVPARQPEALSEEPAALPPPVNGAEAMPAPKPAAQVQALGTGKQDADQQMKDAELTPDQLKKANDPRFSNVLSQKGNVEKVSTAAPGKYIAAEGATLGQAKAKASGDSKAGVAQMAGVKMSGNSKVKARQLLAKQKDEARRKEVTDHIEKLYQQTKQKVDTKLSTLEADVMRVFDLGAEAALADMKTYASREIDRFKDERYSDITGAARWLADLFRPVPEGIKVILGQARARFASKMDALAVRISTMVDTRLADAKAEVDKGQAAIKAYVDSLPKDLQAVGREAQQSMNDRFEELRSGIDSKKNDLAQKLAQKYKEAHGQADAALKKLEEENVGALKTLADAIGEVIKILSEFKDKLMAVLRKGLETIKLILSDPIGFLGNLLAAIKQGFSQFVGNIWTHLKKGFMTWLFGSLAEAGIQVPSDLNVWSILKLVLDVLGLTYAWMRSEAVKLVGERNVALLEKLVEYITGTIKGGPQALWEKLKEDLSNLKEMVIDAIQNWLIETIVKQAVTKILSTFNPAGAIVQAVIAIYNVVMWVIENASRIVALIEAVVNSVHAIATGAIGGAAAWIERALANLIPIVIAFLARLIGLGGISRKIREFITKVQTKVRAAVLGWLKKAWAWVKKLFGEGGGEREDPQKSQKVAAGLAVLDRLTAAKTRAGKIDRSDAERVAAQVKREHPVFKSIRVIEGSATWDYVYVASPAKTKTGASKGGPKRGHHIFNNALKQVIPDLRAELGVLSNPQHAAILSAALTSMQSDFSIGPISLTVNKEGDPGTDANSVAHGAAKQQLLLAFRQFVTALERWQTGEGTPRDRTAPTYQEQSRQACERNASHLRTASQSLRASVIPRWVDSSFDPEAAAELLRQDASKSGQLQAGKAAIQAARGKLVEAIIRFSP; translated from the coding sequence GTGGATGCACCGGGCGGCGCGGCCGTGAAGGTGGGCGGCGACGCGGAGAAGGACCCGCGCTTCCGCAAGGTCATCGAACAGCTGGAGAAGGGAGCGAGGAAGACGAAGCAGCACCCGCCCGCCGCGCAGAAGGCCGCCGAGGCCCAGGCCGCTGCCGTGTCGCCACCCACGGAGCGGCTCGCCGGAGCCAAGGCGAACCAGGTGGACGCCATGAAGTCGGCGGAGACGCCCAAGGCGGACCCCAACGGTTTCCTCACGCTGCTGCGCGCGGAAATCGAAAAGGCGATGCCCAAAAGCCTGGACGACGCCGACAAGTTCATGGAGGGCAACGAGACGGGACAGGTGAAGGATGCTGTCTCCGGCGGAGTGAAGGGCACCAAGGACCAGGCCGCGGGGCCCACGGAGCAGGCCACCGCCGCGCCGCCGGACCCGAGCGGCGTGCCGGCCCGGCAGCCCGAGGCTCTGTCCGAGGAGCCGGCCGCCCTGCCCCCACCCGTCAACGGCGCGGAGGCCATGCCCGCGCCCAAGCCCGCCGCGCAGGTGCAGGCGCTCGGCACCGGCAAGCAGGACGCCGACCAGCAGATGAAGGACGCCGAGCTGACGCCGGACCAGCTCAAGAAGGCCAACGACCCGCGCTTCTCCAATGTCCTCTCGCAGAAGGGCAACGTGGAGAAGGTGTCCACCGCGGCGCCGGGGAAGTACATCGCCGCCGAGGGCGCCACGCTGGGCCAGGCGAAGGCGAAGGCCTCGGGCGACTCGAAGGCCGGCGTGGCACAGATGGCCGGCGTGAAGATGTCCGGCAACAGCAAGGTCAAGGCGCGCCAGCTGCTGGCGAAGCAGAAGGACGAGGCGCGGCGCAAGGAAGTCACCGACCACATCGAGAAGCTGTACCAGCAGACGAAGCAGAAGGTGGACACGAAACTGTCCACGCTCGAAGCGGACGTGATGCGCGTGTTCGACCTGGGCGCCGAGGCGGCCCTGGCGGACATGAAGACGTACGCCAGCCGGGAGATCGACCGCTTCAAGGACGAGCGCTACAGCGACATCACTGGCGCGGCGCGCTGGCTGGCTGACCTGTTCCGCCCGGTGCCCGAGGGCATCAAGGTCATCCTCGGCCAGGCACGGGCGCGCTTCGCTTCAAAGATGGACGCGCTGGCGGTGCGCATCTCCACCATGGTGGACACGCGGCTGGCGGACGCGAAGGCGGAGGTCGACAAGGGCCAGGCCGCCATCAAGGCCTACGTGGACAGCCTGCCCAAGGATCTGCAGGCGGTGGGGCGCGAAGCGCAGCAGTCGATGAACGACCGCTTCGAGGAACTGCGCAGCGGCATCGACTCGAAGAAGAACGACCTCGCCCAGAAGCTGGCGCAGAAATACAAGGAGGCGCACGGCCAGGCGGACGCGGCGCTCAAGAAGCTGGAGGAGGAGAACGTCGGCGCGCTGAAGACGCTGGCGGACGCCATCGGCGAGGTCATCAAGATCCTGTCCGAGTTCAAGGACAAGCTGATGGCCGTGCTCCGCAAGGGGCTGGAGACCATCAAGCTCATCCTGTCGGACCCCATCGGGTTCCTGGGCAACCTGCTCGCGGCCATCAAGCAGGGCTTCAGCCAGTTCGTCGGCAACATCTGGACGCACCTGAAGAAGGGCTTCATGACGTGGCTGTTCGGCTCGCTGGCCGAGGCCGGCATCCAGGTGCCGAGCGACCTCAACGTCTGGTCCATCCTCAAGCTCGTCCTCGACGTGCTCGGGCTGACCTACGCGTGGATGCGCAGCGAGGCCGTGAAGCTGGTGGGCGAGCGCAACGTGGCACTCCTCGAGAAGCTCGTCGAGTACATCACCGGCACCATCAAGGGCGGCCCCCAGGCGCTCTGGGAAAAGCTGAAGGAGGACCTCTCCAACTTGAAGGAGATGGTCATCGATGCCATCCAGAACTGGCTCATCGAGACCATCGTCAAGCAGGCCGTCACGAAGATCTTGTCGACGTTCAACCCGGCAGGCGCCATCGTCCAGGCCGTCATCGCCATCTACAACGTGGTGATGTGGGTCATCGAGAACGCCTCGCGCATCGTCGCGCTCATCGAGGCGGTGGTGAACTCGGTGCACGCCATCGCCACGGGCGCGATTGGTGGCGCGGCGGCGTGGATAGAGCGGGCGCTGGCCAACCTCATCCCCATCGTCATCGCCTTCCTCGCGCGCCTCATCGGCCTTGGCGGCATCTCCAGGAAGATTCGCGAGTTCATCACCAAGGTGCAGACAAAGGTCCGCGCCGCCGTGCTCGGCTGGCTGAAGAAGGCCTGGGCATGGGTGAAGAAGCTGTTTGGCGAGGGCGGCGGTGAACGGGAAGATCCGCAGAAGTCGCAGAAGGTCGCGGCCGGCCTCGCGGTACTGGACCGGCTCACCGCCGCCAAGACGCGTGCAGGAAAGATAGACCGCAGCGATGCCGAGCGGGTGGCAGCGCAGGTCAAACGCGAGCACCCTGTCTTCAAGTCCATCAGGGTCATCGAGGGCTCCGCCACCTGGGACTACGTCTATGTCGCCAGTCCCGCGAAGACTAAGACCGGTGCCAGCAAGGGCGGCCCCAAGCGCGGACACCACATCTTCAACAACGCACTCAAGCAGGTCATCCCCGACCTGAGAGCGGAGCTCGGCGTGCTCAGCAACCCGCAGCATGCGGCCATCCTGTCGGCAGCGCTCACGAGCATGCAGAGCGATTTCTCCATTGGCCCCATCTCACTGACAGTCAACAAGGAAGGCGATCCTGGAACCGACGCGAACTCCGTCGCCCATGGAGCCGCCAAGCAGCAATTGTTGCTAGCCTTCCGTCAGTTCGTCACCGCCCTGGAGCGCTGGCAGACAGGAGAGGGCACTCCCAGGGACCGGACTGCGCCCACCTACCAGGAGCAGTCCCGCCAGGCCTGCGAGCGCAACGCGAGCCACCTGCGGACCGCTTCGCAATCGCTCCGAGCCTCCGTCATTCCGAGGTGGGTGGACTCGTCCTTCGACCCGGAAGCAGCGGCGGAGTTGCTACGACAGGATGCGAGCAAGTCCGGGCAGCTCCAGGCCGGCAAGGCCGCCATCCAGGCGGCTCGTGGCAAGCTTGTCGAGGCAATCATCCGATTCTCACCGTGA
- a CDS encoding ATP-binding protein → MTDPSLPALPSDALEHFKLYFFAATTRLLSQAARVLDGEDALLARFPFLAHYRAELTALGIRTLELEEGRDPWPEAIAAWESDLSGHLPLRALREAAELDHEALTLLLTVGMVEEDARFGAFFSALQGTPGLHRPTLGLLNAGWRGEEDPGQVRTRMGRLGGLGLVEVANREAPRSEWALHVPGPIWDALRGEVPETLTPWMRHHGLPVLERDEPILIPDALRDALGRLPALLASGEVRALLVRGPQHNGRRTLLRSVARELGRGVLEVEGPRKADDERWRMVGVLATLLHALPVAVLEPAPGETAEVPLLAGLSGPLAVVLGPLGGVSGKGVDRALTLSVDMPAPEERALHWERGLAGRPCSSLGELSTRFRLTRGNIRRAARLAQAHAALSGRESVGPEDMREAGRALNREALDTLAVRLTAMGDWGQLAVGAETMRELRLLETRCRHRERLAGAVSNTLARQLTPGVRALFQGPSGTGKTLAARLIASALQLDVYRVELSSVVNKYIGETEKNLARIFALAEELDVVLLFDEGDALFARRTGVGSSTDRYANLETNYLLQRIESYEGILLVTTNAADAIDPAFQRRMDVVVDFRAPAPSERWAIWQLHLPAAHAVDAGLLHEVAAHCDLSGGQIRNAVLHASLLALEDGGTFSSAHLEAGVVREYRKAGDVCPLRRPGATSLRG, encoded by the coding sequence ATGACCGACCCATCGCTCCCCGCTCTCCCTTCCGACGCCCTGGAGCACTTCAAGCTGTACTTCTTCGCCGCCACCACGCGGCTGCTGTCCCAGGCCGCGCGTGTGCTGGACGGCGAGGATGCGCTGCTCGCGCGCTTCCCCTTCCTGGCCCACTACCGCGCCGAGCTCACGGCGCTGGGCATCCGCACGCTGGAGCTGGAGGAAGGTCGCGATCCCTGGCCCGAGGCCATCGCCGCGTGGGAGTCGGACCTCTCCGGTCACCTGCCCCTGCGAGCGCTGCGCGAGGCGGCGGAGCTGGACCACGAGGCGCTGACGCTGCTGCTGACGGTGGGCATGGTGGAGGAGGACGCGCGCTTCGGGGCCTTCTTCTCCGCCCTGCAGGGCACTCCGGGCCTGCACCGCCCCACCCTGGGTCTGCTCAACGCGGGGTGGCGCGGCGAGGAGGACCCTGGCCAGGTGCGCACCCGTATGGGCCGCCTGGGCGGGCTGGGCCTGGTGGAGGTGGCCAACCGGGAGGCGCCCCGCTCCGAGTGGGCGCTCCACGTGCCCGGCCCCATCTGGGACGCGCTGCGCGGCGAGGTGCCGGAGACGCTCACCCCCTGGATGCGGCACCACGGCCTGCCGGTGCTCGAGCGCGATGAGCCGATCCTCATCCCGGATGCACTCCGAGATGCGCTCGGGCGCCTGCCGGCGCTGCTGGCTTCGGGCGAGGTCCGGGCGCTGCTGGTGCGCGGCCCACAACACAACGGCCGGCGCACCCTGCTGCGCTCGGTGGCGCGCGAGCTGGGCCGTGGCGTGCTGGAGGTGGAGGGCCCGCGGAAGGCGGATGACGAGCGCTGGCGCATGGTGGGCGTGTTGGCCACGCTGCTGCACGCCCTGCCGGTGGCGGTGCTGGAACCCGCCCCGGGAGAGACGGCCGAGGTCCCCCTGTTGGCGGGCCTGAGCGGGCCGCTGGCCGTGGTGCTGGGCCCACTGGGGGGCGTCTCCGGCAAGGGCGTGGACCGCGCGCTCACGCTGTCCGTGGACATGCCCGCCCCCGAGGAGCGAGCGCTGCACTGGGAGCGAGGCCTCGCCGGACGGCCGTGCTCCAGCCTGGGGGAGCTCAGCACCCGCTTTCGGCTCACGCGCGGCAACATCCGGCGCGCGGCACGGCTGGCACAGGCCCACGCGGCGCTCTCCGGGCGCGAGTCGGTAGGCCCCGAGGACATGCGTGAGGCGGGCCGCGCCCTGAACCGGGAGGCGCTGGACACGCTCGCCGTGCGCCTGACCGCGATGGGGGACTGGGGTCAGCTCGCCGTGGGCGCGGAGACGATGCGCGAGCTGCGCCTCCTGGAGACGCGCTGCCGGCACCGCGAGCGGCTTGCGGGGGCCGTGAGCAACACGCTCGCGCGCCAGCTCACCCCGGGCGTGCGAGCCCTCTTCCAGGGGCCGAGCGGCACGGGCAAGACGCTGGCCGCGCGTCTCATCGCCTCGGCGCTCCAGTTGGACGTGTACCGGGTGGAGCTGTCCTCGGTGGTGAACAAATACATCGGAGAGACGGAGAAGAACCTGGCCCGCATCTTCGCGCTCGCCGAGGAGCTGGACGTGGTGCTGCTCTTCGACGAGGGCGATGCGCTCTTCGCCCGGCGCACGGGGGTGGGCTCCTCCACGGACCGCTACGCCAACCTGGAGACGAACTACCTGCTCCAGCGCATCGAGTCCTACGAGGGCATCCTCCTCGTTACCACCAACGCGGCGGACGCCATCGACCCGGCCTTCCAGCGGCGCATGGATGTCGTGGTGGACTTCCGCGCGCCGGCCCCCTCCGAGCGCTGGGCCATCTGGCAGCTGCACCTGCCGGCCGCGCACGCGGTGGACGCGGGCTTGCTGCACGAGGTGGCCGCGCACTGCGACCTGAGCGGCGGACAGATCCGCAACGCGGTGCTGCACGCATCGCTGCTCGCGCTGGAGGACGGCGGCACGTTCAGCTCGGCGCACCTGGAAGCCGGGGTCGTGCGCGAGTACCGCAAGGCCGGTGACGTGTGCCCGCTGCGCCGCCCTGGCGCGACCTCCCTCCGAGGCTGA